A part of Candidatus Electrothrix aestuarii genomic DNA contains:
- a CDS encoding VanZ family protein → MNKSSLYNPLNTLSNALLIYFIFIVFIITLVPFDFQPADHIRIFWNIGLSDTITNIFLFIPIGFLFRLTHRSMPPPYALPTFFFGTLLSLTVETVQIFSPSRYTNPVDVLTNGFGAWLGAMTFNILSNKIQEKENSKIFDLELPLLGQVYLLIPLLWLNGLAQGDDPARLLLPFILGLSGVFILVMVWKNRWMRDQTFSPKKISLITVCWFMIGVTPSFFRYPIQVMGQVVLIGAFALFLPHILKKITIKERRIEQLTLKIVLPLYSFYLALVTYWWNPPELENIHKVFLGVAFNKRIEVIFLVVELIASYTLMGYMIAGLRGRKEDSQGCTFTLICFIALTISLITDFMTASLSIENINISRIIVVTAMSFYGAMIYSLQLKTIQRLRKESQKICAHDE, encoded by the coding sequence ATGAACAAAAGCTCTCTATATAACCCATTGAACACTTTGAGCAATGCACTTCTTATCTATTTTATTTTTATTGTCTTTATTATCACATTGGTCCCGTTCGACTTTCAACCTGCTGACCATATAAGGATTTTTTGGAACATAGGACTTTCGGACACCATAACGAATATTTTTCTCTTTATTCCCATCGGGTTCCTCTTCAGACTAACCCATCGAAGCATGCCCCCTCCGTACGCTCTTCCCACATTTTTCTTTGGCACCCTTTTAAGTCTTACTGTTGAAACAGTTCAGATCTTTTCCCCAAGCAGATACACCAATCCTGTTGATGTGCTTACGAATGGATTTGGGGCGTGGCTAGGAGCAATGACATTTAATATATTGAGCAATAAAATACAGGAGAAGGAAAATTCGAAAATTTTTGATCTGGAATTGCCACTCCTCGGCCAAGTGTACCTCCTGATTCCCCTGCTGTGGTTGAATGGCCTTGCACAGGGAGATGATCCTGCTCGCTTACTATTACCCTTCATCTTAGGTTTATCAGGAGTTTTTATCCTTGTAATGGTCTGGAAAAATCGCTGGATGCGAGACCAGACCTTTTCTCCAAAAAAAATATCTCTGATCACGGTATGCTGGTTTATGATCGGTGTCACTCCCTCATTTTTTCGATATCCCATACAGGTCATGGGGCAGGTTGTCCTTATCGGTGCTTTTGCCCTTTTTCTTCCTCATATCTTAAAAAAAATTACTATCAAAGAACGGCGGATAGAGCAGTTGACATTAAAGATCGTATTACCCCTGTATTCCTTTTATTTGGCCCTCGTGACCTATTGGTGGAATCCCCCAGAATTAGAAAATATTCATAAAGTTTTTCTCGGAGTCGCTTTCAACAAAAGGATTGAGGTGATTTTTCTCGTAGTTGAATTGATCGCATCCTACACCCTGATGGGCTATATGATTGCAGGGTTAAGGGGGAGAAAAGAAGACTCGCAAGGATGTACATTCACGTTGATATGTTTTATTGCCTTAACTATCTCTCTTATCACAGACTTTATGACGGCCTCCTTATCTATAGAGAATATCAATATCTCCCGAATCATTGTGGTGACTGCCATGAGTTTCTATGGCGCTATGATCTACAGCCTGCAACTCAAAACCATACAGCGATTACGAAAAGAATCTCAAAAAATCTGCGCACATGATGAATAG
- a CDS encoding SUMF1/EgtB/PvdO family nonheme iron enzyme: protein MSNIKKEDNVVISTAKINGRLISSFIRTTLPLLVAALLLLLCSNPLAAQNAPDTVTIKLPYDGPEMRFKAVHLGISEKNFFASKKITLGSREGSQSYKERLVDTMLSGSFIGKRKNGKSDWLYYLGETEVSRGQWNSIMRWMNRQKGKSLSAQGSDNPLLPQTGATVAEIYRFIEGLNTWMLQEQSSRLPKLYNAKAFCRLPTEAEWAFAARGGIEVNKNVFDRPHPYSEDLGKHEWHKGNSSGTMRKCGSIELANPVGLKDMLGNVEELTVSLFSPEYQQGRFGQFVIRGNNYSDFSGDFNVAHRTEFASHDQQGKLRHPSKVGFRLALSTSIASTGKLGRELDKEFDNYVSSLALPKPGLTGHSSPAQQAEDNCREYSKREADRFKTDIEDKKSEISRLLRLRNKDQVALSEKEQNNLELQNRKKELEAQIHDLQKQLKARPTPDVAKALQQKLRQAEVEKQGLREDLVRLKKIAIDSGPLPFFENESEVSKQRQQIKDLKQQIAVLPSLKEWEKLQQDFDKLQKENQASELNLSKKQVKERFFIDEGNRKQQKIAELEQNLKQKQQTVEDLERRLSDSEKKIAENANFAKIAEKRYLEALMRQAYTNAYNAYEELVKRQVIYLPEKDSASQIQAEKAYSQACQYIHDYWQLVVKMAQTQPALFPEVKQDVSEWLRKGEKENLFSGECKTQDGQQFLSPIQRKSLGLIERHVRQVRNGRSRLPDDLIDSFIDQPEFQ, encoded by the coding sequence ATGAGTAATATTAAGAAAGAAGATAATGTTGTAATTTCAACAGCGAAAATCAACGGTCGCCTCATATCATCTTTTATTCGTACCACCCTACCTCTGCTCGTAGCCGCCCTCCTGCTCCTGCTCTGCTCTAATCCCCTTGCAGCCCAGAATGCCCCGGACACTGTAACCATCAAATTGCCTTATGACGGGCCAGAGATGCGCTTCAAGGCGGTTCATCTGGGTATCAGTGAAAAAAACTTTTTTGCCTCGAAAAAAATTACGCTGGGTTCCCGCGAAGGGAGTCAGTCATATAAAGAACGGCTGGTGGACACCATGCTTTCTGGTTCCTTTATCGGAAAACGGAAGAACGGGAAATCCGACTGGCTCTATTATCTGGGAGAAACAGAGGTATCGCGTGGTCAGTGGAACAGCATTATGCGCTGGATGAATCGACAGAAAGGAAAGTCACTGTCAGCTCAAGGTTCGGATAATCCTTTATTACCGCAAACAGGCGCAACAGTGGCTGAAATTTATCGCTTCATTGAGGGATTAAATACATGGATGTTGCAGGAGCAGAGCAGCAGGTTGCCGAAACTTTATAATGCAAAAGCCTTTTGTCGTCTGCCCACAGAAGCGGAATGGGCTTTTGCCGCACGGGGAGGCATTGAAGTTAATAAGAACGTTTTTGACCGTCCGCATCCCTATAGCGAGGATCTTGGAAAACATGAATGGCATAAGGGCAATTCGTCGGGGACTATGAGGAAATGCGGTAGTATTGAGCTTGCAAATCCAGTCGGGCTGAAAGATATGCTAGGTAATGTTGAGGAACTCACGGTCAGCTTATTTAGTCCGGAATACCAACAGGGCCGCTTTGGACAATTTGTTATCCGTGGAAATAACTATAGCGATTTTTCTGGTGATTTTAACGTTGCTCATCGTACCGAGTTTGCAAGTCATGATCAGCAAGGAAAATTACGTCATCCCTCCAAGGTTGGTTTTCGTCTTGCATTAAGCACCTCAATTGCTTCAACAGGAAAATTGGGCCGGGAGCTGGATAAGGAGTTTGATAACTATGTAAGCTCCCTTGCCTTACCAAAGCCGGGTTTGACTGGGCACTCTAGTCCGGCGCAACAGGCGGAAGACAATTGCAGGGAATATTCCAAAAGAGAAGCAGATAGATTCAAAACAGACATAGAGGACAAAAAATCTGAAATTTCTCGCTTACTGAGGCTACGCAACAAGGACCAAGTGGCACTTTCGGAAAAAGAACAAAATAACTTGGAACTCCAGAACCGTAAGAAAGAACTGGAAGCACAAATTCATGATTTGCAGAAGCAACTCAAGGCAAGACCGACTCCTGATGTGGCAAAGGCATTGCAACAGAAACTCAGGCAGGCTGAAGTGGAAAAACAAGGTTTAAGAGAAGACCTGGTGAGATTAAAAAAGATAGCAATTGATTCCGGCCCGCTACCTTTTTTTGAGAATGAAAGTGAGGTCAGCAAACAGAGACAGCAGATAAAAGACCTGAAACAACAGATTGCTGTTCTGCCTTCCCTCAAAGAATGGGAGAAATTACAACAAGATTTTGATAAATTGCAGAAGGAAAATCAAGCTTCTGAGCTGAATCTATCAAAAAAGCAGGTGAAAGAACGATTTTTTATCGACGAAGGAAACCGGAAACAACAGAAGATTGCAGAGCTTGAGCAGAACTTGAAGCAAAAACAGCAGACGGTTGAGGATCTTGAACGCAGACTATCTGACAGTGAAAAGAAAATTGCTGAAAATGCCAATTTTGCCAAGATAGCGGAGAAACGCTACCTTGAAGCTTTAATGCGACAGGCATATACCAATGCCTATAATGCCTATGAGGAACTTGTCAAACGGCAAGTGATTTATCTTCCAGAAAAAGATTCTGCTTCACAGATACAGGCGGAAAAAGCATATTCTCAGGCTTGTCAATATATTCATGACTACTGGCAACTGGTGGTAAAAATGGCTCAAACCCAGCCTGCCTTATTTCCAGAAGTCAAACAGGACGTATCCGAGTGGCTACGAAAGGGCGAAAAGGAAAACTTGTTTTCCGGTGAATGCAAAACACAGGATGGTCAGCAATTTCTTTCCCCTATCCAGCGGAAGTCCCTCGGCCTTATCGAACGTCATGTCAGGCAGGTACGCAATGGTCGTTCTCGCCTGCCGGATGACCTTATTGATAGTTTTATAGATCAACCCGAATTTCAGTAA
- a CDS encoding SUMF1/EgtB/PvdO family nonheme iron enzyme, producing the protein MRFHAVYLGLTGTPDCRFASREIELGSYENTPNYKKQPGRATISGGFFGKRNGQSDCLYYLGETEVQRSQWHSIMQWPDRREQSLLSPVDKTKYPKTEITYAEVFQFIESLNSWILQRQEGELPTFGYAKAHCRLPTEAEWVFAAQEGIKNKYFNCWNPYGGKQHLGKYEWYKGNSGGKINQCGQLKPNKIGLKDMLGNVEELTISLFSPEYQRGRFGQFVICGNNYSDASEDFTVLHRTEFASHTENGKLRRPKNVGFRLVLTTSVSASIGGDILNADGDYQQDRNPSVILEKVYGVKIQGEKDDSDR; encoded by the coding sequence ATGCGTTTTCATGCCGTCTATTTGGGTCTGACAGGAACACCGGACTGTCGTTTTGCATCTCGTGAAATTGAACTCGGGTCTTATGAGAACACACCGAATTATAAAAAACAACCTGGGAGAGCAACTATTTCCGGGGGATTTTTTGGCAAACGAAACGGTCAATCGGATTGTCTTTATTATCTTGGCGAAACAGAGGTACAACGCAGTCAGTGGCATAGCATTATGCAATGGCCGGACAGAAGAGAACAGAGTTTGTTATCTCCTGTAGATAAAACGAAATATCCCAAAACGGAAATAACCTATGCAGAAGTCTTCCAGTTTATAGAATCACTGAATAGCTGGATACTGCAAAGGCAAGAAGGAGAACTTCCAACGTTTGGATATGCAAAGGCACATTGTCGCTTGCCTACAGAGGCGGAATGGGTGTTTGCTGCCCAAGAAGGCATTAAGAATAAATATTTTAATTGCTGGAATCCCTATGGCGGAAAGCAGCACCTTGGAAAATATGAATGGTACAAAGGAAACTCAGGAGGAAAAATAAATCAATGTGGGCAATTAAAACCGAACAAAATAGGATTGAAAGATATGCTGGGAAATGTGGAGGAACTCACAATCAGCTTATTCAGCCCTGAATATCAACGGGGACGCTTCGGACAGTTTGTTATTTGCGGTAATAATTATTCTGATGCCAGTGAGGATTTTACAGTTCTTCATCGTACAGAATTCGCTTCCCATACCGAAAATGGCAAGCTTCGCCGCCCTAAAAATGTTGGTTTCAGACTCGTCTTGACCACTTCTGTCAGCGCAAGTATTGGCGGTGATATTTTAAATGCAGACGGAGACTATCAACAAGACCGCAACCCTAGTGTGATATTGGAAAAAGTTTATGGTGTAAAAATTCAAGGAGAAAAAGATGATTCTGATAGATAA
- a CDS encoding tubulin-like doman-containing protein: protein MAKNFLLIGLGGTGCAVVRELKKSLYIEWRSRGNTGMPPEIYTFEEKLGGQVVSSKIATLSMDSNEADLEGQGERARKWRVFGETLSLGDREKVLVSPTGIHKILDNLQRYTGVEPWVKDEIEFVRDITRGCSGPAGCNQIRRMGRLALANGKNIENVISAISNRINELSGKGGNVGAEIHIACTLAAGTGSGTVLDVVAQLQRYLQNQPGDFNVYIHGFVTAKDVGTINTGNFYANQYGALTELNAFRLGNYTPWDIMGPARPERIQLKNTFRSVALISETTERGTSVALEQQIENAAEFIFQLSVRQMGDMPNELRQALTMEDRDQYPADVDGGNRSTAFISYGVQRIAIPEKEIREKLAYSFGRQVVLKILYNNWDGCFLPNARSFSANDFVDTRRENWRVTREHLYLDRVEEAIGQATHPSYEIEWREELVRQETRVKEQLGDAFEARQRWLTDFDRRAEAFWENGFRAVGAGGGVENYFANRRDPMTLRSRARDIRAIVETALLEGMERGDQKYVLYYLPDALDILLDRIAQDSEHFGELAEKAKKQIDESDHRREETKREYLKCGRFSGIIGNKPGSLFNQYREASTRYYYWRTISLAAQYGQEFCAALTSELKSLNRQVVLFKSRLLLVAKNFEAEMHSRIVESKEESSKEEVDYLVDAKYVNAMIHERFECNKSVQDHHALTTTEALAQLRQNRAEFAAYTEIMPVDNSEQVGGPLVDELRRVADRSAGEAHRRIREEDKDFHGIFGQNIIQKLYNDYGGQVNDEMLHWLREIMSKAMPMVSFEANEESMDLGSNVRAPVLRRCVFIPKCKAVPQQFSQDLRQTIESITGDLKGGGVVETYCQDIPEDRNSSEISILSVAFFFPARFTHTVHGLQEEYRKRLDQLKEKDARRAYFEVHTESHRPRLPNLMKQGRTEVLTERFSTVLLATVLGLMYGGEKADEQIVFGTEEAHSTGGDMVESGMYTTTELLEKIKALDNGISFETFMLHSLYLTQFAENCLDAVESLVVERCKEGDKIPNLEEDLKKIRNDAFLLSHKKRDDETFILFKESVKDAIEQWHRLTEELV from the coding sequence ATGGCAAAAAACTTTCTCTTAATTGGTCTTGGCGGTACAGGCTGCGCAGTTGTTCGTGAGCTGAAAAAAAGCCTCTATATTGAGTGGCGATCACGAGGCAACACGGGTATGCCTCCGGAAATATATACTTTTGAAGAAAAACTGGGCGGTCAGGTGGTGAGTTCCAAAATCGCCACCCTGAGCATGGATTCCAATGAGGCTGATCTTGAAGGACAGGGAGAACGTGCCCGGAAATGGCGGGTTTTCGGGGAGACCCTGAGTCTTGGTGACCGGGAAAAGGTGCTGGTCAGTCCCACAGGAATACATAAGATTCTTGATAACCTGCAACGATATACTGGTGTCGAACCCTGGGTGAAAGACGAGATAGAATTTGTCCGTGATATTACGCGCGGCTGTTCCGGGCCTGCGGGCTGCAACCAGATTCGTCGCATGGGACGGCTTGCTTTGGCCAATGGAAAGAATATTGAAAACGTTATTTCCGCTATCTCTAACCGCATCAACGAATTGAGCGGAAAAGGGGGCAATGTTGGGGCAGAAATCCATATTGCCTGTACTCTGGCAGCAGGAACCGGCAGCGGAACCGTGCTGGATGTTGTGGCCCAATTGCAACGTTATCTTCAAAACCAGCCCGGTGATTTCAACGTCTATATCCACGGTTTTGTCACGGCCAAGGATGTGGGCACGATTAATACCGGCAATTTTTATGCAAATCAGTACGGCGCATTGACTGAGCTGAACGCCTTTCGCTTAGGCAATTATACCCCCTGGGACATCATGGGACCGGCCCGACCGGAACGAATACAGCTGAAAAATACCTTCCGTTCTGTTGCGCTGATTTCAGAAACAACAGAACGGGGCACCAGCGTTGCTCTGGAACAGCAGATAGAAAATGCTGCTGAGTTTATTTTTCAGCTCTCTGTTCGCCAGATGGGCGATATGCCCAATGAGCTTCGCCAGGCCCTGACTATGGAGGACCGGGATCAGTATCCTGCCGATGTTGACGGCGGCAACCGTTCCACGGCCTTTATCAGCTACGGTGTGCAGCGGATAGCTATCCCGGAAAAAGAAATCCGGGAAAAATTGGCCTACTCCTTTGGGCGGCAGGTGGTTCTGAAGATTCTGTACAATAATTGGGACGGTTGTTTTCTCCCCAATGCACGCAGTTTTTCCGCCAATGATTTTGTTGATACCCGCCGTGAAAACTGGCGGGTCACCAGAGAACATCTCTATCTTGATCGGGTTGAGGAGGCAATTGGTCAGGCAACGCATCCAAGCTATGAAATCGAGTGGCGGGAAGAACTGGTGCGGCAGGAAACCAGGGTAAAGGAACAACTTGGTGATGCTTTTGAAGCACGGCAACGATGGTTGACTGATTTCGACAGACGGGCTGAAGCGTTTTGGGAAAACGGCTTCCGTGCTGTCGGGGCTGGCGGCGGGGTGGAAAATTACTTTGCCAACCGCAGGGATCCCATGACCTTACGATCTCGTGCCCGGGATATCCGTGCCATTGTAGAGACGGCTCTGCTGGAGGGCATGGAGCGCGGTGATCAAAAATATGTGCTCTATTATCTTCCTGATGCTTTGGATATTCTCCTTGATCGCATTGCTCAGGACAGCGAGCATTTTGGCGAACTTGCAGAAAAAGCTAAAAAACAGATAGATGAGTCTGACCATCGTCGTGAGGAAACGAAAAGGGAATATCTGAAATGCGGTCGTTTCTCCGGTATAATCGGAAATAAACCGGGCAGCCTGTTTAACCAGTATAGAGAAGCCTCCACCCGGTATTATTATTGGCGCACTATCTCTTTGGCCGCCCAATACGGACAGGAATTTTGTGCTGCCCTGACCTCTGAACTCAAATCGCTCAATCGACAGGTGGTACTGTTTAAATCCAGACTGCTGCTGGTGGCGAAAAATTTTGAAGCAGAAATGCATTCCCGGATTGTGGAAAGCAAAGAGGAAAGCAGCAAGGAAGAGGTTGATTATCTTGTTGATGCCAAATATGTCAATGCAATGATCCACGAACGCTTTGAGTGCAATAAATCGGTGCAGGATCATCATGCACTGACCACCACCGAAGCCCTGGCCCAACTGCGACAGAATCGGGCAGAGTTTGCTGCCTACACAGAAATCATGCCAGTGGATAATTCCGAGCAGGTGGGCGGCCCGCTGGTTGATGAGCTGCGTCGGGTGGCGGACCGCAGTGCCGGGGAAGCGCATCGAAGGATTCGGGAAGAAGACAAGGATTTTCACGGTATCTTTGGACAGAATATCATCCAGAAATTGTACAACGACTACGGCGGGCAGGTGAACGACGAGATGCTCCATTGGCTGCGTGAAATTATGAGCAAGGCAATGCCTATGGTTTCGTTTGAGGCCAATGAAGAGTCGATGGATCTGGGAAGCAATGTCAGGGCACCGGTGCTTCGTCGTTGCGTCTTTATTCCCAAGTGCAAGGCTGTGCCCCAACAATTTTCTCAAGATCTCCGGCAGACTATTGAGTCTATTACAGGCGACCTGAAAGGTGGCGGGGTAGTGGAAACCTATTGTCAGGATATTCCAGAAGACCGTAATTCAAGCGAGATAAGTATTTTGTCCGTGGCTTTCTTTTTTCCAGCCCGTTTTACCCATACCGTACATGGTCTTCAGGAAGAATATCGCAAACGTTTGGATCAACTCAAGGAAAAGGACGCCCGGAGAGCGTATTTTGAAGTGCATACGGAAAGCCATCGTCCACGCCTGCCTAATTTGATGAAGCAGGGACGGACTGAGGTCCTTACAGAACGATTTTCCACAGTGCTTTTGGCAACTGTCTTAGGGCTGATGTATGGGGGAGAAAAAGCCGACGAGCAGATTGTTTTTGGAACAGAAGAAGCTCATAGCACGGGAGGAGATATGGTGGAAAGCGGAATGTATACTACAACTGAACTCCTAGAAAAAATTAAAGCACTGGATAACGGTATCTCATTTGAAACCTTTATGTTGCACTCTCTTTATTTAACGCAGTTTGCCGAGAATTGCTTAGACGCTGTTGAGTCCTTGGTCGTTGAGAGGTGTAAAGAAGGTGATAAAATACCTAATCTTGAAGAAGACCTGAAAAAAATCAGAAATGACGCTTTCCTACTCTCTCATAAAAAGCGGGATGACGAGACTTTCATCCTTTTTAAGGAAAGCGTAAAAGATGCCATTGAGCAATGGCATCGTCTTACTGAAGAACTTGTTTGA
- a CDS encoding ATP-binding cassette domain-containing protein yields the protein MWKTRGDNTRKVEINIPKFEVSSASFTVIVGSNGSGKSTFLDLLGLILSADTVGHFLLDMGSGTAIHLHDLKGREKTRIRRKYISYVLQTGGLLEFLTIRENIRFAARLRGKKNSITPMTQILAGQLGITDILDKRPGKVSGGQRQKAAIARALIQDSPIILADEPSSALDTESARELMKTFKELAREKEASLIMVTHDQDLARGSADSIYRFTTEKRPGGVRSTLFPT from the coding sequence ATGTGGAAAACACGCGGGGACAATACCCGAAAAGTCGAAATCAACATTCCGAAATTCGAGGTCTCCTCTGCCTCTTTTACAGTCATCGTGGGATCAAACGGGAGCGGGAAAAGTACCTTTCTTGATCTTCTCGGTCTTATTTTGTCCGCAGATACAGTCGGCCATTTTCTGCTGGATATGGGGAGCGGTACGGCAATTCATCTTCATGATTTGAAAGGCCGGGAAAAGACACGAATTCGTCGTAAGTATATTTCCTACGTCCTTCAAACCGGCGGCTTGCTGGAGTTTCTCACTATCCGGGAAAATATCCGTTTTGCGGCCCGGCTTCGGGGAAAGAAAAATAGTATTACCCCAATGACTCAGATTCTGGCCGGGCAGCTGGGAATTACCGATATCTTGGATAAACGACCAGGAAAGGTATCGGGAGGACAGCGACAGAAAGCGGCAATCGCCCGTGCCTTGATTCAGGATTCTCCGATCATCCTTGCCGATGAGCCTTCTTCTGCTTTGGATACAGAAAGTGCCAGGGAACTCATGAAAACGTTTAAAGAATTGGCCCGTGAAAAAGAGGCCAGCCTGATTATGGTGACCCATGATCAGGATCTAGCCAGAGGAAGTGCGGACAGCATCTATCGCTTTACAACAGAGAAAAGACCTGGTGGTGTGCGATCCACTCTTTTTCCAACCTAA
- a CDS encoding vWA domain-containing protein — MILIDKKMLLSCQIILAILLFLHLIADAVFAQNGCYGIELCERMMARRGKIEQLLRSPRHCIGEGLGGLLLVNKYNCSDEERRLAEAENHDRIAVFERMSNNPKMINKTSEEIGKEFAIKRQENLVKGVHREVKVPDTGETTWWDGYPPDPRKTEISRILTLKGATLYAEPNSYSAVARDNVQQYEAFGVLGSIEDNSGTRWYQVTEEYVPKIKPRNWSPKPIGWVAEDQVIPWRRAVVMRFTNPYNREPSLFFDPPQPILDLMQEAKDVRRRELQSIREQLENGRGGASGVVAMEPKVGAGQEQMIMYPVLDFHASGGKDDLFIDGKFARLLEVAARTRNSASESRTHSAAIDIIFVMDTTHSMRPYLENVLAATEAFADQHTDDGLRFGFIGYQDRSIGYQDNGNKSTKEFTSRTLLASEFVDALEQVNIDENSEQGDDFAEAVFDGVETALDSSQWRQEAIKIIFLVGDAPGREEDRVNKTTILRDKARTRKIRLFAFHIRNRDKESWKQYAELSSISEGIKGTAQAQNYWRSIDAGAAQFRQLIANEFQETLKRLPDVQEYARSGKPLPSAEPGSLSELIFQQATLMYSDNTLPAQDITGWVCDKVLTNPDREALTPMILLTETELEELTARVRELKAIGERALRGDGGTTRDFFELVSQNTKFTMVDPTAVTFRDAFAVPLGISELPYKSDIMAADRSDFDNPDRVQRFIRAMNNKLLHYEDLMRKRGDTTVWKKLSAGARDRDRVVGVELNQLP, encoded by the coding sequence ATGATTCTGATAGATAAGAAGATGCTGTTATCTTGTCAAATTATTCTTGCCATCCTACTATTCTTGCATCTTATAGCAGATGCTGTGTTTGCCCAAAATGGATGTTACGGAATAGAGTTGTGTGAAAGAATGATGGCAAGACGAGGTAAAATTGAACAACTACTCAGAAGTCCTAGGCATTGTATCGGTGAAGGACTTGGTGGACTTTTGCTCGTCAATAAATATAACTGCTCTGACGAGGAACGCAGGCTTGCGGAAGCTGAGAACCATGATCGCATAGCTGTTTTTGAAAGGATGTCTAACAATCCGAAGATGATAAATAAAACTTCGGAAGAAATAGGAAAAGAATTTGCAATAAAGAGGCAGGAAAATCTGGTGAAAGGTGTTCACCGTGAGGTAAAAGTTCCCGATACAGGAGAAACAACCTGGTGGGATGGCTACCCTCCTGATCCTCGTAAAACCGAAATTTCACGGATTCTTACCCTGAAAGGTGCAACACTATATGCAGAGCCAAACTCATATAGTGCTGTCGCTCGCGATAACGTGCAGCAATACGAAGCCTTTGGTGTTCTTGGCAGCATAGAAGATAACAGCGGAACACGTTGGTATCAGGTGACTGAAGAATATGTTCCCAAGATCAAGCCGCGCAACTGGTCACCGAAACCCATCGGCTGGGTTGCCGAAGACCAGGTTATTCCTTGGCGGCGAGCCGTGGTGATGCGCTTTACCAATCCCTATAATCGTGAACCTTCACTTTTTTTCGACCCCCCTCAACCGATCCTTGACCTGATGCAAGAGGCGAAGGATGTTCGGCGGCGGGAGCTGCAAAGTATTCGGGAACAGTTGGAAAACGGCAGAGGCGGGGCAAGCGGTGTTGTGGCTATGGAACCCAAAGTCGGTGCCGGACAGGAACAGATGATTATGTACCCGGTTCTGGATTTTCACGCCAGCGGCGGCAAAGACGATCTCTTCATTGACGGCAAGTTCGCCCGCTTGCTGGAAGTTGCAGCCCGAACGAGAAACAGTGCATCCGAGAGCAGGACTCATTCTGCGGCCATTGACATTATCTTTGTCATGGACACTACGCATTCCATGCGACCGTATCTGGAAAACGTGCTGGCAGCTACTGAGGCATTCGCCGACCAACATACGGACGACGGGCTACGCTTCGGTTTTATCGGATATCAGGATAGGAGTATCGGATATCAGGATAACGGCAATAAATCAACCAAAGAATTCACCTCCCGTACCCTGCTGGCTTCTGAGTTTGTTGATGCCTTGGAGCAGGTTAACATAGATGAGAACTCCGAGCAGGGGGACGATTTTGCTGAAGCTGTTTTTGACGGAGTGGAGACCGCCTTAGACAGCAGCCAATGGCGGCAGGAAGCTATCAAAATCATTTTTTTGGTGGGAGATGCTCCGGGCAGAGAGGAAGACCGTGTGAATAAAACGACAATCCTGCGCGATAAAGCCAGAACCAGAAAAATTCGTTTGTTTGCCTTTCATATCAGGAACAGGGACAAAGAGTCATGGAAACAGTATGCCGAACTTTCTTCTATTTCCGAGGGAATCAAAGGAACAGCACAGGCACAGAACTATTGGCGCAGCATAGATGCCGGAGCAGCTCAGTTCCGTCAACTCATAGCAAATGAATTCCAGGAAACATTGAAACGCCTTCCTGATGTACAGGAATACGCACGCTCCGGAAAGCCGTTGCCGTCAGCGGAACCGGGGTCTCTCAGTGAACTCATCTTTCAACAGGCAACCTTGATGTATTCCGACAACACTCTTCCTGCCCAGGATATAACCGGCTGGGTCTGCGACAAGGTGCTGACCAACCCGGACCGCGAGGCATTAACTCCGATGATCCTGCTCACCGAAACCGAACTGGAAGAGCTGACCGCCAGGGTTCGGGAGCTCAAAGCAATCGGTGAAAGGGCCTTGCGCGGCGACGGCGGAACCACCCGTGACTTTTTTGAGTTGGTTTCTCAAAACACAAAGTTCACTATGGTGGACCCGACAGCGGTTACGTTCCGGGATGCCTTTGCAGTGCCTCTGGGGATCAGCGAACTTCCCTACAAAAGCGATATCATGGCGGCTGACCGGAGTGATTTTGATAACCCGGATCGGGTTCAGCGTTTCATTCGCGCAATGAACAACAAACTCCTGCATTATGAAGATCTTATGCGCAAGCGAGGTGATACAACGGTTTGGAAAAAGCTCAGTGCCGGTGCTCGGGACAGGGATCGTGTTGTCGGTGTTGAACTGAATCAGCTACCATAA